Part of the Crossiella cryophila genome, AGCCCGTCCAGCGCGGCCAGGTCGAAGAGGAACAACTTGGCCAGCGCGATGCCGAGCAGCACCATCCCGGTGACCCGCAGGTGCGCCGAGCGGATCCCGCGCAGCAGCAGCACCAGCGCGGCCGCGGTCCAGCTCAGCGTGACCAGCACGTGCCCGGTGAGGAAGCCGTCCCGGTCGGGCAGCGCGAGCAGCGCCGTGCCGAGCACCGCGGTGGCCGTGCCGTAGAGCGCGATCACCGCCGCGATCAGCCACAGCGGCCGTTGGTCGGCGCTTTCCGCCGGACCACGCAGCAGCCCGGTCCGGTAGGCGGCCACCGGCACCGCCACCGCGACCGCGGCCAGCAGCAACCCGGCCACCGGCGTGCTCACCTCGACCGGCGCGACCGGCTCCTGGATGAGCAGCTTGACCGGGATGGTGCCGATCAGCGCGGCGAACAGCCCGGTCCAGGCGTAACCGAGGGCGCCGAAGAGCGGCAGCCTGCTGCGTTGCCACCAGGCCAGTCCGGCCAGCACCAGCGCGCAGCCGAGCAGGGTGAGCGAGCGGGAGTTGCCCTCGGCGTAGGTCATGATCGCCTGGAATATGCCGATCAACCCGATCGCGGCGGCGGTGATGGCGAACCGCCTGGTCAGCCACTTGCCCGCGGCGGCGAAGGCGAAGGCCACCAGGGCGAAGCCGAGCGCGGCCCTGGTCGCGCCGACCTGGTTGAGGATGCCCGCGGACAGCAGCGGCGGCACCGCGGCCGAGGCCAGCACCACCAGCGGGACCGGGTCGGTTGGGCGCTGCCGGGCGGCGGCCGCGGCCAGCAGCATGGCCAGCACCGCGGCGCCGAAGCCGACCGCGATGGTGGCGTACTGCTCGGCCGCGGTGAGGATGGCGCGCAGGCTGGCGGCCACCGAGCCGAGCAACGCGGGCAGTGTGGCCGCGGCGATCAGTCCGGACCACTGCCGGATCAGCTGCACCGGGGCGGCGGCCAGGGCGAGCACCATCAGGAAGCCGACCAGCAGCGGGGTGAAGGCCATGGTCAGCATCGGCGCGCTGAGCGCGGCGCCCAGCACCACGCCGACGGCCAGCGGCTGGGCGTCCCAGCGCACCGCCAGCCACAGCCCGGCCGCGGTGACCACGAGTCCGGCCACCAGTCCGCCCTGCGCGGGCAGGAAGTCGTGCAGTGAGGTGGCCGCGACGATGTCCAGGTAGAGCGCGGCGAATCCGGTGGCCGCCAGCGCGTACCCGGTGGTCCGCCCGCCGGGCCGGGTGTAGGCCCGCAGCGCGAGCCCGACCAGGGCCAGTCCGAGCACCGCACCGCCGACCACCCTGGGCACCGGGCCGAAGTAACCCCGCTGCGCGGCCAGGACCAGGAACAACACCAGGCCGAGCAGGGTGACGCCGCCGCCGACCCAGGTGACGATCCGGCTGTTGCGGCGTTGCCGCGCGGCCGGGTCCATCGGCGGGGGTGGCGGTGGGGGCTGCCAGGGCGGGATCGCGCCCGGCGGCATGCCCATGGGCACCGGCGGCGGCCCCACCGGCATCGGCATCGGGGCGTGCGTCGGCATCCCGGCCGGAACCGGGAACTGCCTGGTCGGAGCCGGTGGCGGCGGTGCGACCGGCACGGGCGGCGCCACTCCCGTGCTTGCCTGCACCGCGGAGCGCAGCTCCGTCTCCAGCGCCTGCAGCCGCAGGCCCATCTCGCGGAGTTCCTGCGCCACACGCAACACCGGTTGAGCGGTCATGTGCGACAGGGTGCGGCCTGTGCACACGTTGGTAAATCCGCAGGACTACTCAGTCCGCGTTACAAACTGGCCGCGACCAAGCTGTGGATAACTAGAACTTGCAGCTCAGAGCGGCAATTTTCACCCACGAGGAGCAACCTGCCAGCAGGTTTCTCCACAACTGATCCCCAGTTGTCCACAGCTTGTCCGGGGACCGGTGCACAACTTCAGCCCCTGGCCGCGCGCACCGCGGCGAGGAACGCGTTCACCTCGGCGGACGGGCCGCACTGCTGCTCACGCAGCTGCTCGCCCTGCTCGGCCCACATCTTCTCCACCGCGGCCTTGATGCCCTCGTCCCCGCCGTGGAAGGCGAAGATCAGCTCGTCCATCCGCTCGACCACGCGCACCGCGCGCTCGTCGGTCGGCGCCGCACCCTCCGCCATCAGGTCGTCGACCTCGGCGAACAGCCGGGGCCACTCGTTCTCGACCTCCTTGATGGCCTCCTCGCCGAACTCCTCCCGGCGGCGGGACAGCTGGTCGAGCTGCTCCTTGGTGTAGTAGTTCTCGATCATCGTCATCGACTCCAGCAGTTGTAGGAACTCCGCGGCGTCCGGGGAAGCCGATCCGTCCAGCTGTTCCAGCAGCGAGCGCACCTGGTCACGCAGCCGCTGGGCGGCGCGGACCTGGCTGTCGAGCTGGCCGAGCTGGGTGTGCAGCACCTCGCGCAGCACCTCGGGATCGGCGGCGGCCCCCTGCAGTGCGATGCCGACGTCCTCCAGCGAGAGGCCGAAGGAACGCAGCGCCCGCACCCGGTACAACCGCTGGAGATCAGCGGCGATGTACCGGCGGTGGCCTGCCGAGGTCCGTTCGCTCGGTTGCACCAGCCCGATCTGGTCGTAGTGGTGCAGCGTGCGGACGGTCAGTCCGGTGGCCCGCGCCAGTTCCCCGACGCTCCACCGTTTGGTTTCCCCGTTCACGTCGATGACGGTAGGAGCTGACGTCGCGTCAGGTTCAAGCCCGAATCGCCGGAATCGGTGTGATCGGCGCCGCATTCGGCCGGAAGTCGATCAGCGCGGACTGCTCGCTGGTGCCGATCCGGGCCTCCAGCCGGTGCAGCCGCCCGTCCCCGGCCACCCAGTAGCGCAGCCGCCCGGTGGCCTCCTTGCCCGGCTGCTGCGGCCCCTCGAACACGTCCACCACGGTGTCGCCGACCTTGTCCGCACGCAGCCAGCGGGCACTGCTCTGTTGCAGCAGCTGGGCGTTGTCCGGCCGGTCCGCGGCCAGGTTGACCAGCAGGTTCAGCGCGGTGTCCAGGTCGTTGCCCGCGCGCTGGATGGGCCGGACCTGCCAGCCGTTGCCCGGCACCGGATCGGCCGCGACCTGGCCGGTGCCCGCGCGGAAGGCCAGCACCTCCGGGTTCCACTGGAGCAGTCCGGCCGAGGAGGCGTCGGCGCGGCCCTCGGTGCGCATCGCGGCGTACCCGATGTGCTCGACGAAGTCGACCCGCCCGTCCAGCACCAGCACGCCCGCCGCGCTGGGCACCGCCGCGCGCACGGTGGCGGTCCGCGACTCGTAGTTGATGAAGCGCACCAGGGCCAGCCGTTCGGCCTCGGCACTGCTGAGCGAGCGCGGCATGGCGTCGCCGGGGCGGGCGCAGCTCATCAGCACACCCAGCAGCGGGACCAGGAGCAGCGCGAAGACGATGATGGCGGCGATGAGCCGGACCCGGCGGGGTTTCACAGTCGAACTCCAGAGCAGTCGGCGAGGAAGGCGGTCTCGGGCACCGAGATCCGATCGAGGTCGACCGGCGGCAGTTCGGCACCGGCAGGCACACCCGGTGCGGTGGCGGCCGAGGGCAGGTCGGGCAGGTGCGGTGGCTGGGCCACCGCGCGGAAGGAGATGCCCCGCGGCGCGGGCAGCCGGGGCACGGGCACCCCTGGCCGGGCGGTCTCCGGTTGCGGGCAGGCCATCAGGGTGTCCAGCCTGGCGGGCAGGGTGAGGCCGATCCGGTTGTCCCGCAGGCAGTTGCCCGCCCCGGGCGCCCGCGCGGAGGCCGCGTAGACCAGGTCGATCCCGTTGGCGGACAACACGTTGCCCTCGATCCGGTTGCCGTTGGGCGGCAGGTCCTCGCTGGAGGCCAGCACCACCCCGGCGGCCGGGTGGCCGACGATCCGGTTGCGGGACACCAGGTTCCGGCTGCCCCCGGCGATGCCGACCCCCAGCCCGAAGCCGCCGTCGGCCTGCGCGGGGGAGGCGGGTTCGGCGTTGTTGCCGATCAGGTTGCCCATGATCACCGCGTCCTCCTGCGGGACAAGGGCTTCCTGGTAGTCGGAGTTGCTGGTCAGCCCGACCCGGTTGGCCACGAACCGGTTGCGCAGCACGTACATCCCGGTGGAGGCGTTGGCGCCCTCGTAGCCCACCGCGTTGCGCTCGGCCACGTTGTCCCGCACCACGATGTGGCAGGGCTTGCACTGGCCGACGTAGATGCCGGAGTCCGCGCTGCCCGAGGCGTAGTTGTTCTCGATGATCCCGTGCTGGGCGTCGAAGGCGTAGATGCCGTAGAGCGCGTTGTTGCTGGCGGTGAGGTAGGAGACCCGGAAACCCTTGAGCGGTGGGAAGACCGAGGTGTCCAGCCGCCGGTACCCGGTGCTGCCCCTTGCCACCCCGCCCGCGGTGTCGGACATGCCGGTGATCAGCACCCCGTTGAGGGTGTGGTTGCGCACGGTCAGGTTCTCCACCGCGACACCCGGCGCGGTGACCACGATCCCGTTGGCCCGCCGCACCTCGCCGTCGATGATCACCGCATTGCGCTCGGTCCCGCGCAGCACCAGGTTGGCCCGCCTGACCTGGACCGTCTCCCGGTAGGTGCCGGGGGAGACCAGGACCAGATCGCCCTCCCGCGCGGCATCCACCGCGGCCTGGATCGTGGGCGCGTCACGGGGCACCCGGACAGTGGTCGGGCCGTCGGTGGCGGGGCGGACCGGGCTTTGACCGGCAGTGCCCGAAGCACATCCGGAGCCGAGCACGATAACCGCGAGCAGACCGGCGGCACGCAGGAAAACGGCTCGCACAGCGCCGGAATCCTAGGGCCAGCACACCCCGGAAACCCGCTTCCACCGCAAGCCTCACTCGAAGGGGGACCACGGTCGGGCGACTTTCCCGCCCAGTAGCCGGGAGTAGCCATTTCCGCCCGGCACAATGCGCCCCGTGACGCCACCGCTGTCCCGCCGCGGCCTGCTCCTGGGCCTGGGCGCCACCGGCCTGCTGGCCGGCTGCCACGTCCCGGACGCACCGGCCGCCCCGGCGAGTGGCCCGCGCGCACACGGCCCGCACCAGGCAGGCGTGGCCAGCCCGGCGATCGCCCAGCGGCACTGCGATTTCTCGGTGTGGGACGCCCCGGGCGCGGACTGGCGAGCCCTGCTGCGCACCCTCGGCGACCGCATCACAGCGCTGACAAATCCCACCCCCACGCCCGCCGCCCCCGGCGCGCTCGCGGGCCTGCCGCCTGCGGACCTCACCATCACCGTCGGCATCGGCCCCCGCGTAGTCGCCACCATCACCCCTGGTCAGCCCGGTGCGACCGACCTGCCCGCGTTCGCCCGCGAACAGATCCGCCCCGAGCACCGCGGCGGCGACCTCATGCTCCAGGTCTGCGCGGGCGACCCGCTGGTCGTCTCGCTCGCGGTGACCGAACTCCTGCGCGAGCTGGACCTGCGCCCGCGCTGGCGGCAGACCGCCTTCCGCGGTGAATCCCGCCCGGACGGCGCGGCCCGCAACATCTTCGGCTTCACCGACGGCATCGTGGTCCCGCGCGGCGAGGAGGAACTCCGGCGCGAGGTCTGGCTCGACTCCGGCGCGAGCATCGCGGTGATCCGCCGCCTGCGCCTGGACGTCCCCGGCTTCCTGGCCCAGCCGGTGCCGCGGCAGGAAGCGGTGTTCGGCCGGCGGCGGGACACCTCGGAACCGCTCTCCGGCGGCGGGCCGGCGGCCGAGATCGACCTGACCGCGAAGTCCGCCGACGGCGAGTACCTGGTCCCCGCCGACTCACACGTCCGCCGGGCCCACCCGCTGACCTCGGGTTCCGGCCTGATGCTGCGCCGGTCCTACAGCTACGACGACGGCCCGGCCGACCGCGGCCTGCTCTTCGTCTGCTTCCAGCGCGAACTGCGCACCTTCGTGGCCACCCAGCACCGGCTGGACGAGGGCGACGCGCTGATGCACTACGCCACCGCGACCGCCTCGGGCACCTTCCTGGTGCTGCCCGGCTTCGGCCCGGACCGGCCACTGGGCGCGACCCTGTTCCGCTGAGCTGGTTTCACGTGAATCTTGATCAGACGCGACGGCGCCCGGACACCAGGTGTCCGGGCGCCGTGCTCGCGAGACTCAGCGCACCGGTTGCGGCGCCTGGGACTTCGGGTTCTCCTCGATGTCGTCGCTCTCCTGGATGCCCACCCGCTGCTGCAGCCTGCGCAGCGGACCAGGGGCCCACCAGGCCGCGTTGCCCATCAGCTTGAGCACCGCCGGGACCAGCAGCATCCGCACCACGGTGGCGTCCAGGGCCAGGGCCAGGATCATGCCGACGCCGACGAAGCGCATCATCGTGACCTCGGCGAAGGCGAACGCGCCGGTCACCACGATGAGCAGCACCGCGGCCGAGCTGATCACCCGGCCGGTGCGGGCCAGGCCGGTGGCCACCGCCTCCTCGTTGCTGGCGCCCTTGCTCTTGGCCTCGACCATCCGGGACATCAGGAAGACCTCGTAGTCGGTGGACAGGCCGAAGACCACGGCCGCCATCAGCACCACGATGCCCGCTTCCAACGGGCCAGGGGTCACGTTCAGCAGGTCCGCGCCGTGACCGTCCTGGAAGACCCAGGTCAGCACGCCGAAGGTGGCGGAGAGGCTGAGCGCGCTCATCACCACGGCCTTGATCGGCAGCAGCACCGAGCCGAAGGCCAGGAACATCAGCACCAGGGTGGCGCCGACGATGACCAGCACCATCCAGGGCAGACCGGCGGTGATCGCGTTGAGGCTGTCCAGCACCCGGGCGCTGATACCGCCGACCAGCACCTTGGTGTCGGTGGGCGGGGTCAGGTTCCGGATCTCCTTGACCGCGTTCTTGGCCTGGTCGCTGAGCACGTCGCCGGGCAGCTTCGCGGTCAGCGTGACCACGTCCTTGCCCGCGCCCGAGGGCTGCACATTGGTGACGCCGGAGACCTTGCCGACCTCGCCGACGAACTTCTGCACCGCGGCCTGGTCGGGCGCCTTGCCGTCCTTGCCCTGCAACACGATCTGCGCGGCGTCCTTGCTCACCGACGGGAAGTCCCGGTTCAGCGTCTCCGCGGTGACCCTGGCCGGGTTGCCTGCGGGCAGCACCTTCTCGGTGACCTCGCCGAAGCTGGCCGACAGGAACGGCGTGCCGAGCAGCAGCAGGCCCGCGATGATCGGCACCGCGAACAGCAGCGGGCGCTTCATCACGGCCAGGCCCAGCTTGCGCCAGCCGCGGCCCTCCTCCTCCACCGACTTGGTCGCGGCCCGCTTGCGCCAGGGCAGGGCGAGCGCGTCGACCTTGCGACCGAGCACGGCCAGCAGTGCGGGCAGCAGGGTCAGCGAGACCAGTGCGGCGATGGCCACCGCGGCCATACCGCCGTAGCTGACCGACTTGAGGAAGCCCTGCGGGAACAGCAGCAGTCCGGCCAGCGCGATGACCAGCAGCGTTGCCGAGAAGGCGACGGTGCGACCGGCGGTGGCCACGGTGCGGCGCACCGCGTCCTTGGGCTCGCGGCCGGTGGCCAGCTCCTCACGGAAGCGGCCGACCATGAACAGCCCGTAGTCGATCGCCATGCCGAGGCCGAGCAGGCTGGCCACGTTCACCGCGAAGGTGTTCACCTCGACGAAGCTGGTCAGCAGGTTGAGCAGGCCCAGCGAGCCGAGGATGGACAGGCCGCCGACCAGCACCGGCAGCGCGGCGGCGACCAGGCCGCCGAAGATCAGCACGAGCAGCAGCAGGGTGATCGGCACCGCCACCAGCTCGGCGGTGATCAGGTCGTTCTGCGAGCTGGTGTTGATCGCGGCGCCGGTGGGTGCGAAGCCGCCGATCTGGCTGGTCACGCCGTCGACGGCCAGCTTGTCCTTGATCTTCTCGTAGGCCCGCAGCATCTTGTTCGAGTCATCGCCCGCGGTCAGCGTGATCACCGCGAGGCCGCGCTTGTGCCCGGTGTCGGCGAAGGCCGCGCGCATGGCCGGGTCCGGGATCATCCAGTAGGAGACCACCCGGCTGACCTCGGAACTCGGCAGTTCCTTGAGCTTGTCGTTGATCTTCTGGCCGAGGGCCGGATCGTCGATCGAGCCGCCGTTGGGCGCCTCGTAGATCACCACGACATCGCCGTTCTGCCGCCCCAGCGCCGCGTCCGCGGTCTTGACCGCGGTGATCGCCTGGCTGGTCGGATCCTCGTAACCACCCTGGGTGAGCTTGTCGAAGACGCCGCTGCCCCACGCGCCGCCGAGAATGGTCAGCAGTGCGGCGGCGACGAGCACCACCCAGCGGCGCCGATGCACCACCGATCCCCAGGAAAGGAACATTTCCGGCCCTCCGGCAAAACTGGTCGGGTGGCGTAGCCAGCGGCTACCGTGCCTGTTGAACGCGAGGTCAGTAAACGGTGTTCACCTACCGTCGGTGACCATAGGCGAGAGTGAACGGTGTTTACAACCCGAAGGGGTGAAGTATGACGGAGGCCACCCGCCGAGAACGGCTGCGCGCTCACACCGAGCGTGATATCCGTGCGGCGGCCCGTCGCCTGCTGGTGGGGCACGGCCGAGACGCGGTGACCCTGCGCGCCATCGCGCGCGAGCTGGGCATCACCGCACCGGCCCTCTACCGCTACTACGACTCGCGCGAGGACCTGCTCCGCCAGCTGGTCGAGGACATCTGCGCGGACCTGGCCGAGGACCTGCGCCCACGGCTCGACGCGGTGCCAGAGGACGACGTGGTCGGCAAGGTCTTCGCCGTGTTCCGCTCCTTCCGGCACTGGGCACTGGCCCACCCGCAGGAGTTCACGCTGGTCTTCGCCTCGCCGGAGGTGGAGGTCAACAACAGCTCCCGCGGCGGCCGCAAGACCCTGGGCGAGGACCAGTTCGGCAAGGTCTTCCTCG contains:
- a CDS encoding DUF2339 domain-containing protein; this translates as MTAQPVLRVAQELREMGLRLQALETELRSAVQASTGVAPPVPVAPPPPAPTRQFPVPAGMPTHAPMPMPVGPPPVPMGMPPGAIPPWQPPPPPPPMDPAARQRRNSRIVTWVGGGVTLLGLVLFLVLAAQRGYFGPVPRVVGGAVLGLALVGLALRAYTRPGGRTTGYALAATGFAALYLDIVAATSLHDFLPAQGGLVAGLVVTAAGLWLAVRWDAQPLAVGVVLGAALSAPMLTMAFTPLLVGFLMVLALAAAPVQLIRQWSGLIAAATLPALLGSVAASLRAILTAAEQYATIAVGFGAAVLAMLLAAAAARQRPTDPVPLVVLASAAVPPLLSAGILNQVGATRAALGFALVAFAFAAAGKWLTRRFAITAAAIGLIGIFQAIMTYAEGNSRSLTLLGCALVLAGLAWWQRSRLPLFGALGYAWTGLFAALIGTIPVKLLIQEPVAPVEVSTPVAGLLLAAVAVAVPVAAYRTGLLRGPAESADQRPLWLIAAVIALYGTATAVLGTALLALPDRDGFLTGHVLVTLSWTAAALVLLLRGIRSAHLRVTGMVLLGIALAKLFLFDLAALDGLARVAAVLGAGLVLLVVGTRYARLVAAVKEEGEAPVGAS
- a CDS encoding MerR family transcriptional regulator, translated to MNGETKRWSVGELARATGLTVRTLHHYDQIGLVQPSERTSAGHRRYIAADLQRLYRVRALRSFGLSLEDVGIALQGAAADPEVLREVLHTQLGQLDSQVRAAQRLRDQVRSLLEQLDGSASPDAAEFLQLLESMTMIENYYTKEQLDQLSRRREEFGEEAIKEVENEWPRLFAEVDDLMAEGAAPTDERAVRVVERMDELIFAFHGGDEGIKAAVEKMWAEQGEQLREQQCGPSAEVNAFLAAVRAARG
- a CDS encoding right-handed parallel beta-helix repeat-containing protein — its product is MRAVFLRAAGLLAVIVLGSGCASGTAGQSPVRPATDGPTTVRVPRDAPTIQAAVDAAREGDLVLVSPGTYRETVQVRRANLVLRGTERNAVIIDGEVRRANGIVVTAPGVAVENLTVRNHTLNGVLITGMSDTAGGVARGSTGYRRLDTSVFPPLKGFRVSYLTASNNALYGIYAFDAQHGIIENNYASGSADSGIYVGQCKPCHIVVRDNVAERNAVGYEGANASTGMYVLRNRFVANRVGLTSNSDYQEALVPQEDAVIMGNLIGNNAEPASPAQADGGFGLGVGIAGGSRNLVSRNRIVGHPAAGVVLASSEDLPPNGNRIEGNVLSANGIDLVYAASARAPGAGNCLRDNRIGLTLPARLDTLMACPQPETARPGVPVPRLPAPRGISFRAVAQPPHLPDLPSAATAPGVPAGAELPPVDLDRISVPETAFLADCSGVRL
- a CDS encoding Dyp-type peroxidase, with the protein product MRPVTPPLSRRGLLLGLGATGLLAGCHVPDAPAAPASGPRAHGPHQAGVASPAIAQRHCDFSVWDAPGADWRALLRTLGDRITALTNPTPTPAAPGALAGLPPADLTITVGIGPRVVATITPGQPGATDLPAFAREQIRPEHRGGDLMLQVCAGDPLVVSLAVTELLRELDLRPRWRQTAFRGESRPDGAARNIFGFTDGIVVPRGEEELRREVWLDSGASIAVIRRLRLDVPGFLAQPVPRQEAVFGRRRDTSEPLSGGGPAAEIDLTAKSADGEYLVPADSHVRRAHPLTSGSGLMLRRSYSYDDGPADRGLLFVCFQRELRTFVATQHRLDEGDALMHYATATASGTFLVLPGFGPDRPLGATLFR
- a CDS encoding MMPL family transporter, producing MHRRRWVVLVAAALLTILGGAWGSGVFDKLTQGGYEDPTSQAITAVKTADAALGRQNGDVVVIYEAPNGGSIDDPALGQKINDKLKELPSSEVSRVVSYWMIPDPAMRAAFADTGHKRGLAVITLTAGDDSNKMLRAYEKIKDKLAVDGVTSQIGGFAPTGAAINTSSQNDLITAELVAVPITLLLLVLIFGGLVAAALPVLVGGLSILGSLGLLNLLTSFVEVNTFAVNVASLLGLGMAIDYGLFMVGRFREELATGREPKDAVRRTVATAGRTVAFSATLLVIALAGLLLFPQGFLKSVSYGGMAAVAIAALVSLTLLPALLAVLGRKVDALALPWRKRAATKSVEEEGRGWRKLGLAVMKRPLLFAVPIIAGLLLLGTPFLSASFGEVTEKVLPAGNPARVTAETLNRDFPSVSKDAAQIVLQGKDGKAPDQAAVQKFVGEVGKVSGVTNVQPSGAGKDVVTLTAKLPGDVLSDQAKNAVKEIRNLTPPTDTKVLVGGISARVLDSLNAITAGLPWMVLVIVGATLVLMFLAFGSVLLPIKAVVMSALSLSATFGVLTWVFQDGHGADLLNVTPGPLEAGIVVLMAAVVFGLSTDYEVFLMSRMVEAKSKGASNEEAVATGLARTGRVISSAAVLLIVVTGAFAFAEVTMMRFVGVGMILALALDATVVRMLLVPAVLKLMGNAAWWAPGPLRRLQQRVGIQESDDIEENPKSQAPQPVR
- a CDS encoding TetR/AcrR family transcriptional regulator produces the protein MTEATRRERLRAHTERDIRAAARRLLVGHGRDAVTLRAIARELGITAPALYRYYDSREDLLRQLVEDICADLAEDLRPRLDAVPEDDVVGKVFAVFRSFRHWALAHPQEFTLVFASPEVEVNNSSRGGRKTLGEDQFGKVFLGVAGKMLAENESLAAGNNEVPAALVDDLRGYREDLLKSLAETGVELTADQLGLSTVYLILQCWVRLYGHVALEVFGRFPFALNNAETLFESMIAELGREVGLPEPTS